The genomic window TATGAAGGCATTTACAAAAGTGTGTACACTTTCTATACATTACAAAGGTTGTAATCGCAACCCTATCATCATAAAGAAAACTGACCCATAATACTGGTCAGTCCCGATTTCCGCTCTCTGTTTATACCGGTATAACCCAATAGTCTATAGCAGCTAGTGCAAGAACCCCAGGAATACCTAGAAAACCAGAAAGTGCTGAAGTAACTAGGTTAATTGGTACGTGTACTCCAAATTGTCCTCCAATGGTGTTAAGAAAGAACAAGAACAGAGCACCTATAAGAATTTTAACGAACCCGCTTCCTATATACTTTAGAGGTTTTATAGAAACTCCTGTAAACAGTAGTAGTACGATTAGAACAACCACACCTGCAATTATCCAAACCGAGTCCATTCCATCATCTCCCCAGAAAAAGCTTGTACTATAGAGTATTAGGAAGGGAATCGGTTTAGAACTCATTTCTATTGATTTATTTAATTCTTACTTTCCTTTTTTTCGCTTCGTTCAATAGTGAAAAATAGACAGCCTCCGCTGTGTTAGCTTGCTCTATTAGCTCCATACTTGGTTCAAAGCTTTTTTGTACAAAGACTCTTTGTTGTTCCCAGAAGATCTTTGCTTCCTGTAAATCCTTCACTAACTTTTCATCATATTCTTTCTTTAACCAACCTTTACGGCGAAATAACACGAGAGCGCCCCCTTACCCTCAAAAAAACTATAGTTCTCTTCTTCCTTCTAGTGCCCTAGAAAGAGTTACCTCATCTGCATATTCTAGGTCGCCTCCCACTGGTAATCCGTGTGCAATTCGCGTTACCCGAATTCCCGTTGGCTTCAGCAATCTAGAAATATACATAGCTGTTGCTTCTCCTTCAATATTAGGGTTTGTTGCTAGAATAACTTCTTGGATGGTTTCATCCTGTAACCTTTTCATGAGAGTAGCTACGTTAATATCTTCTGGTCCTATTCCATCCATCGGAGAAATAGCACCGTGAAGAACATGGTATAAACCATTAAATTCTTTCATTTTCTCCATAGCAATAACATCTTTGGCATCTTGGACCACACATACGATGCTTCTATCGCGACGAGTATCTTCACATATATAGCAGGGATCTCGATCTGTAATATGTCCACATACCGAACAATGTGTAAGTTTCCTTTTCGCATCAACGAGCGCACGTGCAAAATCTAACACACTGTCTTCTTTCATATTTAATACAAAAAAAGCCAGACGAGCGGCCGTCTTAGGACCGATACCTGGCAATTTCATAAAACTATCGATGAGTTTAGAAATCGGTTCTGGATAATGCATGTATATTACTCCTCAAATTAGAACATTCCTGGTAAATTCATACCTTTTGTAAATTGTCCCATTGTTGAATTAGTTAGTTCATCCGCTTTTTTCAATGCATCATTGGTAGCAGCTAATACTAAGTCTTGTAACATTTCGATATCTTCTGGGTCTACAACTTCTTCCTTAATGTTTACTTCAAGGATTTCTTTGTGTCCAGAAACAATGACAGTCACCATTCCACCACCAGCTGTTCCTTCTAAACGCTTTTCTCCAAGTTCCTCTTGAGCTTGTGCCATTTTCTTTTGCATTTTTTGCATCTGCTTCATCATGTTTTGCATATTACCCATTCCACGCATGTTAAGTCCCTCCATTTATTCCTTTATACTAATTATTTTTTCATCGAAAATCTTTTTTGCTTCCCCATCCAGTTGGCTTTGCTCCTGCACTTCCTCATCATCTTCAACTTCATTACCTTCTTCTCTTTGGCGCCTAATAAAATCTTCTCGAATGCTTAACCATTCTTCCTCAGGTACACCAATTGGCTCATAGTTTGATCCTGTAAGAGATTGAAGGATTGTTTGAATGGCAGGCGTAAACTCTGGATTATCCATTGCCATTTTACAATGAATTTCATATTTGAATTTTAACACAAAAGTGTTAGGAGAAGCTGCAACAGGTTCAGCATCTGCTAATAAAGCAGCTTGTGAACGTTTTTGTTGTTTTCCTAACTGCTCAATCAATTCTCCCCATGAACCTTTTAATTTTTGTATATCTGATTTTGTTGCATTTTTCAATACATCAACAATTCTACCAGTTGGGATGTGCAAGGTATTTTTGGCACGTGGTGCACGTCTACTAGCTGATTGAGTTTGTGGTCCTTGGGATTGTTGGTTGTCAGCGACCTTTACTCCGTTTTGTTTTATCAAATCTAATTCACGTTTTAATTGTGTAATTTGGCTAACTAAATCTTGTAAATCAATTTGCTCCTCGAGCCGCAACTCTTTTTTGAGCTGACAAAGCTTGATTAGTGCAACTTCTGTATAGACACGAGGATGATTGGTCCATTTCATATCTTGTTGTGCTTGGTTTAGTATATGAATAATTTCATAAATGATATCAGAGCTAATGTCTGAAGCTATTTCTTTAAATCTTTCAGATACCACAATAGTTTTATATACATCATCCACATCTGGTGCTGCCTGGTATAAAAGAAGATCACGCATAAATAAAAGATAATCCTCTATAAACCGAACAGGATCTTTACCATTTTCGAGAAGCTGTTCAAGGAGTTCTAGTACAGCTGAAGTATTTTGGTTCATAACTTCTTTTGTAAGAGTCTCAAATAGTTCTTGAGAAACCGATCCTGTTACAGAAAGGGCATCATCTACGGATAATTGATCATCACTAAATGAAATAGCTTGATCTAGAAGACTTAATGCATCACGTAGACCACCTTCTGCCGCCCTTGCGATAATGGGTAATGCTAACGAGTCATATCTCCATTCTGAGCTTTCCAGAATGAATTTCATTCGATCGACGATATGGTCAATGGTGATTCTTTTAAAATCAAATCTCTGACAACGAGAAATGACAGTTGCTGGTATTTTGTGTGGTTCAGTAGTGGCCAGTATAAAAATAACATGTTGAGGCGGTTCTTCTAATGTTTTTAACAGGGCATTAAAGGCACCTGTTGATAGCATATGAACTTCATCAATGATGTAAACTTTAAAAGAAACCGAACTAGGTGCGTATTTGACCTTATCCCGGATGTCGCGTATCTCTTCAACTCCGTTATTAGAAGCTGCATCAATTTCAATTACGTCCTGAATTGAACCATCCATAATTCCTAAGCAAGAAGAACATTCATTACAAGGCTCTTTACTTGGACCATTCTCACAGTTTACTGCTTTTGCTAATATTTTGGCAGCACTTGTTTTACCAGTCCCTCTTGGACCAGAAAACAGATAGGCATGTGAAATCTTATTTTGTAGAAGGGCGTTCTGTAAAGTTCTTGTCACATGCTCTTGTCCTACTACATCTTGGAAGCTTTGTGGTCTCCAAACGCGGTATAATGCTTGATAGCTCATCGGTTCGCCCCCTTACGTACACACTCTTTTTTATTATACCTGAATCACTAGTGGGATTCATCCTTGAATCCTCTCATTTTATGTATATGCAAAAAAAACACCCACATCTGGGTGTTCTGTTTGTTTATAGTTTAAATGCCGTGCACCTTTCCTTCGTCTGTATCTCATAGGCGTTACTCAAGCAGTTAGCTCGGTTCAGGTAACCCTACGGCACATGAGAGGTTCCACTTAATGCTGCTTCCTTCCGGACCTGACATGGTTCGTGGATTCTCATTGCGTAGGACCCAAACGTCAACACCACTTACTTGAGGCAGACCCTACAAGAATACAGCCTCAGGAAAGGGATTCGGCCTCGCTAGAGCGGATTGCGAGTACAGGGCACCGCTACCTCCCCGCTTAGCACGGCAAAATTGCTACCAATTTTTAAGTGCGTCAATGACGACGCATAACCAAGTATACATAGATTTACGTAAAATTGCAATGGTTTCACATTGTCAATTCCTGCCTACATTTCCTGTCCATCCTTTAATTTACGCTTCTCTTCCTTTTTTCTTCTTCTTAATTCTTTAAAAAAATCGGTTAACAACTGACCACATTTTTCTTCCATCACACCACTTACAACCTCACATTGATGATTAAACCGTTCATCGTTAAGTAAGTTCATAAATGTACCGGCACAACCCGCCTTAGGGTCTTTTGCTCCGTAAATCACTTTTTTCACCCGTGACATAACGAGTGCCCCTGCACACATAGGGCAAGGCTCAAGTGTGACATACAACTCGCAATCCTCAAGTCTCCATGTCCCTAATTCTCTACAGGCTTGGTTGATCACTAGGATCTCAGCATGAGCTAATGCGTTTTGATCCGTTTCGCGATGGTTATGGGCCTTAGCAATAACTTGGTCGTTTATAACGAGTACCGCTCCAATCGGAACTTCTCCTATTTCTTCCGCTTTTTTAGCTTCTTCTATAGCCATACTCATAAAGTACAAATCTCGATCCATTGTTAAAACATCCTTATCTTTAAGCTTTCCATATACACCATAATACTTATATTGGAACAAAAAAAACAGTCTAACTAAGCAGACTGTTATGCTTCTACATTTTTAAATTGAGAAATCACCAATTTCCAAGCTACAATTTAATGCTTTGGAAATTTGTGTGAGGCTGGAAAGCTGTGGATCAATAACACCTTGTTCTATTTGCATAAGTGTTTCTGAATCTACCCCAGTTAGTTGTGCTAGGTCTTCAATATCAAGACCTTTCATCGTTCGCGCTTGTAAAATCTGTTCAGCAATTGTATTCATATTCCATTGCCTCCTTTTATGTAAGCGTTTTCTAGTTAAAGAAATTATACTATGGGTTGAGATTGTTTTCAAGATTCCGACAAATTTATGTGAGAAAAAGGCTACCTAGTCAGTAGGTAGCCTTACTCCCGTTAATAACTTCCTTTTCCTTTTTCACCTTTAACAATAGCAATACCAGCACTTGCCCCAATTCTAGTTGCACCAGCTGCAATCATTTTTCTTGCCGTATCAAGATCTCTTACACATGCTGAAGCTTTTACTCCCATTTCTGGGCCAACAGCTTCTCGCATTAAAGCAATATCCTCTGGTGTTGCACAACCAGGTCCAAAGCCAGTAGAAGTTTTGACAAAGTCTGCTCCAGCCATTTTGGATAGCATACAAGCTTTCTTTTTCTCTTCTTCTGTTAAATATCCAGTTTCGATAATAACTTTTACAGCAGCTTGACCTTTACATGCAAGGACAACCCCTTCAATATCCTTTTTAACTAGCTCATATTCACCTGATTTCAATGCCCCAATATTGATGACCATGTCAATTTCGGTTGCACCTGAGGCAATGGCATCACGAGCTTCAGAAATTTTAGTGAAAGTACTAGTTGCACCAAGTGGGAAGCCAACAACCGTTGTTATTCCGACCTTACTTCCCTTTAATTCCTTTGCAGCTGTACTAACCCAAAATGGATTCACACAAACTGTGGCAAACTGATATTCTTTTGCTTCTTCACATAATTTGATAATTTGCTCTTTCGTACTATCTGGTTTTAATAATGTATGATCAATCAGTCGGGCAACCTGTGGGCCAGTAATAACACTATTCACCATAAAGGACGTCTTCTGTTCCATGTGATTAGGTGTTTTTCCACCTTTATCTTCATTGCTATTCGAAATTTGTGCCATTACTTCCTTTGTAATTTGTTTGACTAGTAGTTCCATGTCCAACTGAAATCACCTCCGTTTAAAAGTTAGTGTCTAAGTAGTCAACAATCCCTACAATAATTGCATCGATGGCTCCATCTGGCTTTTTTAAGATGTCACGGGCAGATCCACCCTCTTCTAAAACAAGAACAATGTCTCCGATGCCTGCCTGAGCCGAATCAACTGCAATAAATGAATCACCGATTACTTTTCCCTTTGTATCTATTGGTTCTACAATCATTAGCTTCTGTTGGTTATGACTTGGTGTTTTTATAGTTGATACCAAGTTTCCTATTACTCTTGCAATTTTCATTATTAAGCTTGAGGAAGAATTTTTTCTATATCTGAGTGTGGTCTAGGAATTACGTGAACAGATAAAAATTCCCCTACACGACTAGCTGCTTCTGCTCCTGCTTCAGTCGCTGCTTTTACCGCACCTACATCACCACGAACCATCACTGTAACTAAACCTCCGCCAACTTGTACTTTTCCAAGCAAGGTAACATTTGCTGCTTTTGTCATAGCATCTGCCGCTTCAATTGCTCCTACTAATCCTTTTGTTTCAATCATTCCTAATGCATTATTCATGAGTTATTCCCCCTATTTTTTTATATGATAATGGTCGATAATCCCCATAATTCCAGCATCCGAGGCTGTTAATTCCTGGTCTAAAGGAAGTGAGGACTCCTTACTTTTGGCAAGATAAACAAGATCTCCTTCTCCTGATTGACGAATGGTATCAATCGCAATGACAGGTTTCCCTTTCGGTTCTAAATGGTCGTTTAACGGTTGTACAACTAATAACTTTAAACCTTTTAGACTCTCATCCTTTTGCGTACATACCACATTCCCAATCACTTTGCCTACGTACATTTACATGACCCGCTCTCTCGCTTAATAAAACGACTTTCGACTTCCATAATTTTTGTTACACGGCGGTCATGTCTACCTCCTGCAAATGGTGTTTCCAGCCAGGTTTTAACCATCTGTAGGGCTAATCCATCCCCTAGCATTTGTCCACCAATGGATAACACATTTGCATTATTATGCTCACGACTATTGGTAACAGAAGAAAGATCCCAACAAACAGCCGCACGTACGCCAGGTATTTTATTGAGAACCATCCCAC from Bacillus carboniphilus includes these protein-coding regions:
- the tadA gene encoding tRNA adenosine(34) deaminase TadA codes for the protein MDRDLYFMSMAIEEAKKAEEIGEVPIGAVLVINDQVIAKAHNHRETDQNALAHAEILVINQACRELGTWRLEDCELYVTLEPCPMCAGALVMSRVKKVIYGAKDPKAGCAGTFMNLLNDERFNHQCEVVSGVMEEKCGQLLTDFFKELRRRKKEEKRKLKDGQEM
- the recR gene encoding recombination mediator RecR is translated as MHYPEPISKLIDSFMKLPGIGPKTAARLAFFVLNMKEDSVLDFARALVDAKRKLTHCSVCGHITDRDPCYICEDTRRDRSIVCVVQDAKDVIAMEKMKEFNGLYHVLHGAISPMDGIGPEDINVATLMKRLQDETIQEVILATNPNIEGEATAMYISRLLKPTGIRVTRIAHGLPVGGDLEYADEVTLSRALEGRREL
- a CDS encoding pro-sigmaK processing inhibitor BofA family protein, producing MDSVWIIAGVVVLIVLLLFTGVSIKPLKYIGSGFVKILIGALFLFFLNTIGGQFGVHVPINLVTSALSGFLGIPGVLALAAIDYWVIPV
- a CDS encoding YaaL family protein, translating into MLFRRKGWLKKEYDEKLVKDLQEAKIFWEQQRVFVQKSFEPSMELIEQANTAEAVYFSLLNEAKKRKVRIK
- the deoC gene encoding deoxyribose-phosphate aldolase, with protein sequence MVNSVITGPQVARLIDHTLLKPDSTKEQIIKLCEEAKEYQFATVCVNPFWVSTAAKELKGSKVGITTVVGFPLGATSTFTKISEARDAIASGATEIDMVINIGALKSGEYELVKKDIEGVVLACKGQAAVKVIIETGYLTEEEKKKACMLSKMAGADFVKTSTGFGPGCATPEDIALMREAVGPEMGVKASACVRDLDTARKMIAAGATRIGASAGIAIVKGEKGKGSY
- a CDS encoding BMC domain-containing protein, which translates into the protein MNNALGMIETKGLVGAIEAADAMTKAANVTLLGKVQVGGGLVTVMVRGDVGAVKAATEAGAEAASRVGEFLSVHVIPRPHSDIEKILPQA
- a CDS encoding helix-turn-helix transcriptional regulator, which encodes MNTIAEQILQARTMKGLDIEDLAQLTGVDSETLMQIEQGVIDPQLSSLTQISKALNCSLEIGDFSI
- a CDS encoding YbaB/EbfC family nucleoid-associated protein gives rise to the protein MRGMGNMQNMMKQMQKMQKKMAQAQEELGEKRLEGTAGGGMVTVIVSGHKEILEVNIKEEVVDPEDIEMLQDLVLAATNDALKKADELTNSTMGQFTKGMNLPGMF
- a CDS encoding RpiB/LacA/LacB family sugar-phosphate isomerase, producing MKVAIGSDHGGFELKEKIKGQLTELGYTYIDFGCTTPESVDYPDIAFLVGECVATHPDYVGIMIDGAGIGSGMVLNKIPGVRAAVCWDLSSVTNSREHNNANVLSIGGQMLGDGLALQMVKTWLETPFAGGRHDRRVTKIMEVESRFIKRESGSCKCT
- a CDS encoding EutN/CcmL family microcompartment protein, translated to MKIARVIGNLVSTIKTPSHNQQKLMIVEPIDTKGKVIGDSFIAVDSAQAGIGDIVLVLEEGGSARDILKKPDGAIDAIIVGIVDYLDTNF
- the dnaX gene encoding DNA polymerase III subunit gamma/tau; amino-acid sequence: MSYQALYRVWRPQSFQDVVGQEHVTRTLQNALLQNKISHAYLFSGPRGTGKTSAAKILAKAVNCENGPSKEPCNECSSCLGIMDGSIQDVIEIDAASNNGVEEIRDIRDKVKYAPSSVSFKVYIIDEVHMLSTGAFNALLKTLEEPPQHVIFILATTEPHKIPATVISRCQRFDFKRITIDHIVDRMKFILESSEWRYDSLALPIIARAAEGGLRDALSLLDQAISFSDDQLSVDDALSVTGSVSQELFETLTKEVMNQNTSAVLELLEQLLENGKDPVRFIEDYLLFMRDLLLYQAAPDVDDVYKTIVVSERFKEIASDISSDIIYEIIHILNQAQQDMKWTNHPRVYTEVALIKLCQLKKELRLEEQIDLQDLVSQITQLKRELDLIKQNGVKVADNQQSQGPQTQSASRRAPRAKNTLHIPTGRIVDVLKNATKSDIQKLKGSWGELIEQLGKQQKRSQAALLADAEPVAASPNTFVLKFKYEIHCKMAMDNPEFTPAIQTILQSLTGSNYEPIGVPEEEWLSIREDFIRRQREEGNEVEDDEEVQEQSQLDGEAKKIFDEKIISIKE
- a CDS encoding EutN/CcmL family microcompartment protein, with amino-acid sequence MYVGKVIGNVVCTQKDESLKGLKLLVVQPLNDHLEPKGKPVIAIDTIRQSGEGDLVYLAKSKESSLPLDQELTASDAGIMGIIDHYHIKK